One Amaranthus tricolor cultivar Red isolate AtriRed21 chromosome 10, ASM2621246v1, whole genome shotgun sequence genomic window carries:
- the LOC130824988 gene encoding NADH-ubiquinone oxidoreductase chain 5-like — protein LPKNEILAESEFAAPTITKLIPILFSTSGASVAYNVNAVADQFQRVFQTSTFCNRLYSFFNKRWFFDQVLNDFLVRSFLRFGYEVSFEALDKGAIEILGPYGISYTFRRLAERISQLQSGFVVRRVRYDPWPPARWGRLLRCG, from the coding sequence ttaCCAAAAAATGAGATTCTTGCCGAATCCGAGTTTGCTGCTCCAACCATTACCAAACTAATACCTATTCTGTTTAGTACTTCAGGTGCTTCTGTTGCGTATAATGTAAATGCCGTAGCGGATCAATTCCAACGAGTCTTTCAAACTAGTACTTTTTGTAATCGACTCTATAGCTTCTTCAATAAACGCTGGTTCTTCGATCAAGTTTTGAATGACTTTCTAGTCAGATCGTTCTTGCGTTTCGGGTATGAAGTCTCATTCGAAGCTTTAGACAAAGGTGCTATTGAGATATTGGGCCCCTATGGTATCTCGTACACATTCCGACGATTGGCCGAGCGAATAAGTCAACTTCAAAGTGGATTTGTTGTGCGAAGAGTGCGTTATGACCCGTGGCCGCCTGCCCGGTGGGGGCGGCTCCTCCGTTGTGGGTAA